The Callithrix jacchus isolate 240 chromosome 7, calJac240_pri, whole genome shotgun sequence DNA window ACTGGAGTCTGAGGATACGGGCCTGAGTGACCATGTAGTAGGAAGGTACTTCCTGCACATGTTTGCAGGGGTCTCTGCCCACCCACTAGTCTGCCACTGTGCTGTAGTTTTACCACAAACACAGTTTTCTGCTGCGTTAAAGATTGCACTCCTGCAGCAATGGAAAAGCAGTGTGGCTGAGTGGCAAGTGTGTGCCTTTGTGCTCGATAAGGCTCAGCTGAAATACCAGTTGTCTCGTGAACCAGCTGGATGACCCTGGACATTTTCTTGTTCTCTCCAAGACTTGGGTTCCTTTATCTTAACAGATGAAGCAAATGATCCTTATCTtgtagtgtccttataagaagcaGTGCTAATGAACGGAGAACATTCATATGCATTATAGTAAATGGCAGCTGGCATTGTTCTTAGGTCTCTAACACCAGAGATTCTGCATGACTCATGTAGAAAGGGAAGCACTGGGGCCCCAGGAAATCAGTCAGTGCCCACTTCATCTCTGGGGTCCTCTCTTCATAGCCTGGACCACCCCATCTTCATACATTCTTTGCTCTAAATTGAACACAACCAGAACGTTTCTGCTTCTGTGCCTTGTTTGTGATTAGGAGCATGTACAGTAACCAGTGATTCCTCAAAATGTGGTCCCCAGACTGCCAGCATCAGCAGCACCAGGGAAGTtattagaaatgcacattcttagCCACCCAGAGCCAGTGAATCAGACACTCCAGGGGcagggcccagcaatctgtgtgtttttaaattatttttaaaataattgacacataattgtacatatttatagaataCAATGTGAGATTTCAATGTGCCTTTACATTGTATAATgaccaaatcagggtaattggcatatttatcactttaaatattttgtttgtttgttttttgagatggagactcgctctgtcaccaagcaggagtacagttgcatgatctttgttcactgcaacctctacctcctgggttcaggcgatcctcctgcctcagcctcccaagtagttgggactacaggcatgtgccaccatgcccagctaattttttgtatttttagtagagacagggtttcaccatgttgaccaggatggtctccatctcttgacctcatgatccgcccacctgggcctcccaaattgccgggattacaggcatgagccactgcactgggcccattttaaatatttatcatttctttgggatgataacattaaaaatttacTCTGCCAGCTATCTTGAAGTATACACTACATTGTTCTTTGTTATAGTCACCCTGCCATGAAAGCAATCTGTTTGTTAACAAGCCTTCCAAGTCATTCTCATTCAgctaaagtttgagaacattATTCTGTACCATTGCATCACCCTTCAGGAGCTCGAATCCTCTCTTGGCCACTCACTTACTGGGACCTTGGACAATTCTCAACTtatctgagctttagtttcctccaTTGTAAgataggaataataatagtatctgtcTTGCAGGGTTGTTGCAAGTAAACATGATAATTTATGAAATTGCTTAGCTAGTGCCTAACTCATGGTCAGTGTTCAATAAAGCGTAGCTATTATTTTTACCATTCTCATTATTTGCCTGTGTTACATCCCTACTCCTTCCTCCCACTGCTGAGTAAAATAATCCCCAGTGCTGAGTTTCCCCAACTAAAATGTCTGCCTGCTCCAAAAAGCCTTTCCTGGATCTCTTTCCTTGAGTCCTTGTGGCTTGTCTCTTGAGCTATATAATGCCTTGCATTTGTCCAACCTTCTCAGCACCAGTACCCAGGTCCTGCCTGCTTCTGTGTGCCCTGCCGCCTTCAACTTCAATTCCTGGCTTCTGAGCAGCTGCTTGAAACTCTGCAATAAAATTGGTCTGAAATGCCATTTCCCGGGACCAGGTTCTGCCTAAGAGCTTCCTCGCCCTGGCTCTCTCTGTCACAGACCACACTTTCCCCCAGACTTGAAATGATCTACAGCCTTCTGTGCCTTTCACAGTCGAGGAAAATTTCTTCAGTAGAACTCATGGGTTATCTGGAAATTTTATCCTTATCCCATTGCAGCTTGTCGTGGCATTTCCCATTCATGGCACGAATTCTCTTTGAATAAGAGAAAGTATACTCAAAAAAATACTCtgaaagtattttattgaatcCACTCTGCAGTCTTGAAGATCAGGATGATGACCCTCACACTGTAGATGAAGGAACTAAGGCCCAGGTCAACAGTGTCTACCTGGCAACATTTGGAATTGATTGAGCTCTAGAGTTTGTGTCCACTCCACTGCCCCATACTGCCTAATGGTGCAGAAGAGGCAGTTTCACATTTTCAAAGCGAATAACTGAATTCCTGGCCATTGGCCTGTGGCTGCCCATTCATGGACCTTCCTCTGGGATAGCCTAAATTTGACCCTCTTATTTGCATTCAGTTTTAGGTCTGTACGGCTGCTAAAGAACGACCCAGTCAACTTGCAGAAGTTCTCTTACACTAGTGAGGATGAGGCCTGGAAGACATACCTAGAAAACCCCTTGACAGCTGCCACGAAGGCCATGATGAGAGTCAATGGAGATGATGACAGCGTTGCGGCCTTGAGCTTCCTATATGATTACTACATGGTATGCCCGCCCCCCTCTGGGGATGACCCTTCTGACTGAATGGGTGTCCTCGCTTTCAGGCCTCATGACTCAGAAGGCCACCATGACCACCTCAGCCCCTCatctctgggcctttgcacatgctgttccctctgcctggcacCCTAAGCTTAAATATCACTTCATTCACTCACTGGAGGGGAGGACTTCTTATCTGGGTGCCCTCAGAAACCACCATCATCTTCCTTGATGCTATCAAGGATGCTTAGAAGCTTGCTGTTTACgcatttattttttcccatcttcCCCACGAGACTGAACTACTGGAGGATCATTACTGAGTCCTCAGCACACCATACAGCCTGCCACATAGTGGGTGACACATGCGAATCAAGTGGACAGTGCCTGACCCACCCCTTGCCTGGTCTAAGCGTGTTCCATGATAGCAACACTCTCATACCCCTCCATCTTCTTTCTGCCCCTGTCCCTCAGCTCTTATGTTTCCCTGTTAGCCCCACCCATCTGGTCCAGGCCCACCACCTGGAGGGTACCGTCTGCTCTTTAACCCATTCCCTTCCTTCAGGGCCCTGCCCAAGGCCCACCTTCTCCTAGAAGCCGTCTGCCACCTTATCTCTCCCTCTCCTGTTCTTCCAACTCCCGTTGCCATTATGTCTTTTACTGTTCTCTAATTACTTCCAGGACCTTGGCCTTGACTCTGGGAGACTGTTGGCTCCCTAATTCCTGAGAAGAGGAATTAGGCCTCCCATATCTGATAAGTACAGGTTGGACCAGTCAGGAATCAAGGGGGTATAACACATGACACAGCCCCTTCCCACCTCTGGTACCTGTGCCAGACATTGCTAATGGATTGGAGCCTGCATTCTCATGAAGGGCACAGGAGGGTGCAGAATCTTTGTCAATGTAGTAGTCCAGGCAGGCTCTACCCATCCGTCTGGATTGTCACAAGACAGCAAACTGACTTGCTGTCCCTGAGCTGGGCAACTGCTCCAAGAAACTGTCCTAGATTAGGGGATGAGGGCACACAACTAGCCAATTGTTGAGATAACTGGCTCTGAACTTGAAGATTTAAAGCTGCCTTTTACATAAGACCTCAAACTTACTAGCCCAAGAAGTATTTTATCCACTCTACCTCAAGCATAGAGACAAATTCTTTGCGTGAACTTAGAAGCCAAGGGGGTTCCAGATAGGAGAAACCCCAAACTGTCCTCTGGCTTTGGTTCTCCTTCTGGAGTGGTCTGGTtaccctgccctccctcctccccagaagACGGGTAGTATCCAGAGAGCGTTCATCCGAGGTCGATGGAAGAGGCATTTGAATGGCTGCCTTGGCTTGGGGCCATGGTAGGAGCCAGAATTCTAGGTTTAGGTTTCAAACTCCAGCTTGGGATTTATAGGTTGAGAATCGACCATAAAATACAATCTAACACCATGTCCCCTTGACAAGAAGCCATTCCAGAGCCAGGATGGTAGAAGAGAGGCTATGAAGGTGACACCAGTAGTACTGGTTTTAGTGAAGTACAGTGTCTTGGTGAGAtacacctgccctggcctccccatCCCAGAGCACTCTGGATTCAGAACAGCCCCCTGGACAGTGAGGACATGGGCCGATGGTGCAGAAAGAGCActaagtcgggagtttgagacctagTCCTGCCACAAATGTGGCTTTGGGTAATATAGTGCTAAAGGCAACCACTTACAATGTCTTTACTGAATGTCCACCACTCTGTCAGGCACCTTCCTTCATACTCTCATGGGGTGTGATTAGGAGCCCAGGCTTTGGAGGCTGTGCTGAGTTGGGGTCCTGGTTCTAGCTGTATCAACCTTAGAGACAAATAAATTAGAATGTTCTAAGATAtgataatattataattatacttGTGAAAGTCACATTTATATAGTGCTCTCCATGTGCTAGGTGCTGTTCTGAGCACTCAAAATGATCCCTGAGGTTGATGTTATATTATGATCTCTATATAGATGAGGATATGAGGAATGGAGAGGTTAAGGGACTTGTgtagggtcacacagctagtatgtGGTAGGCCTGGGAACTGAATCCAAGAAATATGGATTCAGAATCCATGCTCCTAAGTACTAAGACAATAGAGTATCTCTGAGCCCCTGTTTTCTCATCCATCGAGTGATGATGATACTAGTAGCCATCTCAGAGTGGTTGTGAGGGTTAAATTAGAGACTAGAAGGCACTTAGTATAAGGCTTAGTCCATAAGAAGTACTCTGttaaaaaagtgattattttttataaacaaatattcaTAATCTCTTTTAAGTAGGTATTATAACCACTCACTTGACATATGAAGAagctgagtctcagagaggtgTAGTCCCCTATCCAAAGTCACAGTGCACTTTCAAGTGGCATTTCTAGGACTTACACCAGGCCTGCCTGACTCCTTAATTTCATGCTCCTTAACTACTAAGCTTGAGGTTCTTCTTCCTACTCCCTGACTTGGGGCTCAGAGTAATCATGGCTAGAGCTCCAGCCAGTGGAAAGGACTGGAGGCTTTTCTAGTGaccaagtgtattagtctgttctcacgtgGCTAATAAAGACAATACCCaggactggataatttataaaggaaagaggtttaattgactcacagttcagtgtggctggggagacctcaggaaacttataatcatggcagaaagggaagcaaacatggctttcttcacatggcggcaacaaggagaagtgctgagcaaaaggggtaaagcccccttataaaatcatcagacatgagaactcactccctatcaggagaacagcagcatgggagtaactgcccccatgattcaattacttcccactctCTTgtgattatgggaactacaattcaagatgagatttgggtggtgacacagccaaaccatatcaccaaggTTACTCCCCTGCCTGGCCAAAGCTGCAGGAGGGGGTTGAGGCTCCTACTAGCAAAACCCTAGCCAACAGCTCTGCATacatctttcctttctctcctttcaggGTCCCAAGGAGAAGCGGATATTGTCCAGCACTGGGGGCAGGAATGACCAAGGAAAGAGGTGAGGCTTGCCAacaccctctgcctccttgcCCTTCCCCATCTCCACCTGGGGCCTCTTCCACACAGGCTTGACTTATCCATTAGGCACAGGAGGCATGGTGCTGAGGGCCCACAGCACATTTTGGGGTCCATGATagtgtttcaatttcttttagaattaaaagaaaaaaaaaacaatataatttaacTAGGATTATATTTGTCTTTGTACCAATGCACTtattaaaggtatttttaaatattttggaaggGGCCAGTGAAGGCTGAAGAGGCTAGGGCTCTTGAAAGTACTAATGAAACTCtgtttgaaaacacacacacacacacacacagacatacacagaaacaTATCCCAGATGCCTGTAGGCCATGTGGGCTGGAGTTTACTGAAAACAAACTTCAAAGCCATAGTAATAGAGAAGCCCTGGAGGcagcttttctttcctcttcaaaaCCCTCTCCCCTGCGGGCCCCACAGCTTCTTGGGGAGGGACGCTCGGGAGGGGGAGGGACATCTGGGTTCCCATACTTCCCCTAGCCTGCTGGGCCTCTGCCTGGCATTAGTGTCCCAGGGCATTGGTGTTCCTTTCCTTTAGAAAGTGGCCCCGGCCATGCTCACTGCTAGATGGGCACTGGGAAGACCTTGCCCCTCTTTCTCCACTTTCTCCTTCCTGGCCAATCAGGTGACTTCTCACAAATGACCCTGTAGGGCCTCTGCTGGGAAGCCTGGAAAATCCAAACAGGCATTACAGCTCTTCTAGTCACACAGCCTGGCCTGCGGCTGGCTCAGGGCCCATCCCCTCCACTGCCAGGAACAGTGGGTTTGGGTACATGGGGACATTTctcaaaactaatttttaaaaatgtcattaatcTTCTGATTACAAAAGCACCACCAGTTTCTTGCAAAAGTTCCAACTCTACAgaaatgtataaagtaaaaagATTTCCTGGAATCCAGCACCCTTCTCTCCCCCTTAACAGTTTGGGGTACATCCTTCCAGACCTTTTTCTAAACGTGTTAACTGTACTCACAGATACACATTTCTCCCACTCTCCCTACCTTGTACACAATTCCCTGGGGTTGACTCAATACAGTTGTTTTGAAGTAGGGACATTTTGGCACAGGGACATTTGACTTTggctaataaataaatgattaaactttcaggttttttttttttaattaacaaatactaTAATGGGTAAAACAGATGTTGCTCCCTTAACCCTGAGCCTGTACTTGGTTCCATTCTTAACATCTCCCTGCTCAACCCTATGACCAGCTGGGGCTGCCACAGTGTCTTGTTTCATGCTTGTTGGGTGGGCCTAAACATGACACTGGCTCTAAGACCAGCATGTCAGTTGCCTTACACTCTTGCCAAGGACCCCACACTGCCCCCAGAGAGAAGTATACtcagccccttttttttctccccaggtaCTATCATGGCATGGAATATGAGACGGACCTCACCCCCCTTGAAAGCCCCACACATCTCATGAAATTCCTGACAGAGAATGTGTCTGGAACCCCAGAGTACCCAGATTTGCTCAAGAAGAATAACCTGATGAGCTTGGAGGGGGCCTTGCCCACCGCTGGCAAGGCAGCTCCACTCCCTGCAGGCCCCAGCAAGCTGGAGGCCAGCTCTGTGGACAGCTACCTGTTGCCCACCAGTGATATGTATGATAATGGCTCCCTCAACTCCTTGTTTGAGAGCATTCATGGGGTGCCACCCACCCAGCGCTGGCAGCCAGACAGCACCTTCAAAGATGACCCACAGGAGGTGAGGGTCTACCCCCATTCCTCCATAGCAtagatatgtgtgtgcatgtacagaAGGAGAGAAGATAGTGAACAGGTTAGAGCTTTGGAATCCATGGGGGAAAGAGTCCTAAAGTTGAGACAGGGTTGCCATGTACTGTTGTCCAAGTTGTACACTGTACAACCTGCATAGCTGTATGCACAGCCTTGGGCTGAGGCTCCCCAGAGTGAATGTGACCATTTATTCTCTTGGAACTGTGTTTCTCTGCAGTCAATGCTCTTCCCAGATATCCTGAAAACATCCCCGGAACCGCCATGTCCAGAGGACTACTCCAGCCTCAAAAGGTAACTTGGTTTCCCTGGACCCTCAGACGCCTGGGCAGTGGGTAGGAGGCTGCAGACAGAGCCCCACAGTGTCCCAGAGCATAGCAGGCACAATCAATGAATAAGTGGGGGGTGAAGGCAGATAGATAGAGGGAGAGATAATGATTTCCACATCCCATTCCTGAGCTGTGACGGGGAGCTCAGAACTTGCACCCTatcagaaaactgaggttctTTTATCCTTAGTTTCCCCTAGCTTTGTCACCCCTCAAGGGTCTCTCTAATTTTCACTGGGCCCTCATTATTCAGCAGGATTGTGGCTCAAGAGAGCCATTAAAGAGAACCCCCAAAGTGAGGAAACTGGGGCCCAAGGAAGTAAAGTTATTTTCCAAGGTCGTACAGCAAGTCTATAACATAGCCTCGGGCCTCCTGCCCCACTGCCCTCTGGGATACTTCCTGCCTGGGAGCCTGGCCTCactgtcctctccctcctccctgcagtGACTTTGAATACACCCTGGGCTCCCCCAAAGCCATCCACATCAAGTCAGGCGAGTCACCCATGGCCTACCTCAATAAGGGCCAGTTCTACCCCGTCACCTTGAGGACCCCAGCAGGTGGCAAAGGCCTTGCCTTGTCCTCCAACAAAGTCAAGGTGCGTTGGCCTGAAGCAGTTTCGGAAGGGGTGGAATGGGCAAGATGTACCTCCTCCTTGGGCTAGCCACGGACCCTGGGGAAAGGTTGTTTGATAAAAGCCCATTGCCACAcggttggggaaactgaggcaaaagggCAGGCCACTGGACCCGGGCTCTGGGAACAGGCCAGGAGTGACTGTGACCAACTGTGCTTGCAGAGTGTGGTAATGGTTGTCTTCGACAATGAGAAGGTCCCAGTAGAGCAGCTGCGCTTCTGGAAGCACTGGCATTCCCGGCAGCCCACTGCCAAGCAGCGGGTCATCGATGTGGGTGAGAGCCTTCTCTAGCCTTCTCTAGCCTCCCTGCCagctcctcccccctccccaccacaccAATCAGACCTCGTTGTTGCTCACCCCTGTTTCCCCACCCCGCTCTGCCCTCTGTCTCCAGGTCACACACTATGGGGTTTGCAAGGATTTGCATCTATTGATTAGAAGCTGTGGCCTCTTTTCTGTATTGCTTTGGGATAAACAGGGCCCTGGGAACCTTAGCAGTGTCAGATAAATAGGCCCTGAAATGCTGGCCTGTTTGTTCCCATCGGGGGGCTGATGAAGACACAAATGCACAAGATAAGGTGCAGGCAGCAGGTGGTTTGGAAGGTCGGAGGCACAGCACAGCACCACCCTGGGGCTCTCTCAGCAGGTAGGGGCAGAGGAGAGGCTCCCTGTGTGTGCCACCTCGTCCTCATCTCTAGCCCTGAAACAGGTGGGAGGCGCAGCCCACCCTCAAGTCTTCGGCTTTTTGTTCCAACActccctggctgtgtgacctgtgTCACCTCACCTTCCTGAACCTCAGTTTGTTCAATGGGCTGAGGCCAGCTGCCTTGCCTGCCTGTAGTGCTGATTTCTGCTTTGGAGCTCTGTGCACTGGAGAACAAGATACATATAGGGGACTGTTTAATGACTTGTCTGAGAGGCTGGATAGCAGAGGCTGGATAGATAGTGAGGAGCATGGGTTCAGGAGCCAGATAGATCTGAGCTCCAGCCCTTGCTCTGCCTTTTATTAGCCGAGCGACCTTAGTCAAGTAAccaaacctctctgagcttcattttcctcatatATAAACTGAGAATATTCATAGCATAGTTGTGAGGATTCACTGAGGGCTTACCACATTGCAAGTGTTGAAGAAATGGTACTTGCTAGTACTGCTACCTTTGCTACTGCTATTACTACCTACcctattgctgttgtttttatcaTACTGCCATTGCTGCGGCTCCATCTGTGAGAACTCCCAAATCACAGTCCTGGTGAAAAGCATAACCTCCACCCCCAGGATGAGGAGCCTATTGGCAAAGCTTGGGATTCCCTCTGGGGCTTTGGGCAgatctgtttctcaggctggaccTGTTTCCACATCTGCAGTCCAGGGCACAGAAATCCCTTTTCCTACCTGGATTAAAGTGTAGTTCACAGGGGAGAGGACGTGGGCCCCTGCCAAGAGGACAAGAGGTCCAGTTTTTAATGCCTCCCTCCCAACATGGACCCACATCCTTTCCTTCCTGATTCTCCTGGTCTCCTGTGGTTTCAGCTGACTGCAAAGAAAACTTCAACACTGTGGAGCACATTGAGGAGGTGGCCTATAACGCGCTGTCCTTTGTGTGGAACGTGAATGAAGAGGCCAAGGTCagtgctggggtgggggcagtgacTGGGATGGGACTGGGCTGCCTGGAAGTGCCTACTCTGGGGAAGATGCTTTCTTGCACCTAGGATCGTGGCATTTGCTCTGATGTGGGCACCTATGGAAGACACAGGACACAGTGTGGTGTGGGAGCTCGGGCTCGGAGCCAGGCAGGCCGGGTGTGACTTTGGACCAGTGCCTTAGTCCCTCTGAGCATCAGTTGTTTTGACTATGAAGTAGGAGTGGAATCATAGCCCCAACTGGTAGGTTGTAGTGAGGGGCAGGTGAGACAAGTAACAGGTAGAGCACACGCCTGGCCCAAACATGGCGGTTGTTGATATTACTCTAGTCCACCCATTTaccagatgggaaaactgagcctTCTGCGTGGTCACGCAGCAAGCAAGCCACCGGGGGCACCCAGGATTCCTGACATCTTGGCCAGCGCAGAATGTTGCATGTGGGAAAAATGCAAAGGAGTCTGGTGAATGAGGGCTTGAATCACAGTTGCCTCACTTCTCTGAGCCCATAAACATGAGAACAGTCACCTGCCTTCTGGGATTGGAGTGCAGCTCCCACAAGATGGTGCATGTCTACAAACTGGAGGGGCCTGAGAGATGGAGCCTCTGGTGATGTTTTCACGCCAGTAGTTAAGCTGTTAAGATTCTTCCAGCCTTAGTGCTTGAGCCCAGCTTCAGGCTTGCCATGCGCTCATGGGCCTTGCGAAGCCTTGGTGTGCTTTTTAGAGAGCCGGCAAGGTGGAGAGGTGCTGGTGTGGGAGTCGGGAGCTGGGTACCTTCGGCctgtcccttcccctccctggacCAGGCTTACCTCACTCACCAGGGTCGGGTCTAGATCATCTCAGGGGCATTTCTGGACAGGCTGGGGAGCtaacccctgcctccctgcctgcctctgggGATGGTCAGGTTGCCTGGAGAAGATAGAGGTGCGGAGCTCAGAAAACACAAAGGGAGCACAAAGGCAGGGATTATTATTATTCAGACAGACACCgggggctggaggaggagctggggcctCGGGTTCAGGGAGGTGGGGAGTTTCGTGAGAAGGAAGAGATGGGTTTCGATGGGGATTTTCTCACAGTCTCTTAAGCCCCCAGGCTTGGGTCTTTCTCAGGTGCGAGGTgggtgggggctgtgggaggGCTGAGCTGGCTGAAGGGGTGGTATGTCTGGCATGTGCCTGGGGGCCTGGTCCCCACAGCCAGGGAAAAAAGGGGGTCTGCTCAGACACACATTTCACATCCTGTTTGGGTCACGGTCATTTCCAAAGGTAACATTCCAAAGACCAGGAGTCAGCCTGTGGTGTAGGGACGGGTCGGGGGGGTGTTCCCATGAGCCCCACAGAAGGATGATCACCAGGTGACCTTGCCAGGGTCTGCCCAGATGAGACTGACTGCAGGTGGCCATCAGTTGGACACAGGCTTTGGGATGAGACTTCCAGCTGTCCGTCTCATGGCAACAGTCACAACATATCAAGCCTACACCCCCTCATAGCCACACAAGATAGGTTTCATCATCCCCATtccacagacaaggaaactgaggcttagtgagGTAAAAGGATTTGTCCAAAGCCATATATggctagtgagtggcagagcccaGCTTCCCACCACCAGTGTGGATGGCCCCACCGCCAAGCTCACTTTGTTATGCCCTATGCCTGACTCTCTGGGGAAATGGTGGCAATTATGGTCCTGCTTAGAGCTTCTATTTCCCCGGCTGTAAGATGGAGTGACTAGGATGGCTCCCTTGCTGTATGTGGGGTGGGATCAAATCAGCTGAAAGAACCTCTCACCAGCGAGTCCTGCGATGGCTAGAGTGGGTGGTGGAGTGGAGAGGGGCTGGGTCAGCAGGAAAGTGGTCTCCCTGTGTTGGGGACAGGGGACTTGGCCCTTTTCCACCTCCTTTTACCAAGTTGCAGAAAAATGAGGCTCTGGATCTTAAGCTCCTAAAGGACTCTTGACATCTCCCACAGCCTCCCCGCCTTCGGTTGCCCTTGGCAGTCTAGTGGAAGCTGTGCCAACAGTGGTGAAGAGCCTGGGCTGTGAGCCTGGGTTCAAACCCCTGCTGCACCACACACCGCCCGTGCCACCTCGGGAAAGTTGCCCCACCTCTCTGAGCATcagcttccccatctgtgaaagTGGAGTGCTGATGCACGCCTTCTAGGGGCCCCGTGAGGCTTAAGGGTGAGCCCCAGGCACACAGACGGCTAGAAAAATAAGGTCACTGTGGGATGGTGGGACTGGACACCTGGGCAGGCCACTCACCCAGCTGCCCCCTCTGTCCCCAGGTGTTCATCGGTGTCAACTGTCTGAGCACAGATTTTTCCTCACAAAAGGGGGTGAAGGGTGTCCCCCTGAACCTGCAGATTGACACCTATGACTGTGGCTCAGGCACTGAGCGCCTGGTACACCGCGCTGTCTGCCAGATCAAGATTTTCTGCGACAAGGTGGCTGGAACGGGCAGACCCTACACTGGGTCTGGGGAGGTAGAAGGGTTAAGCCCTGACCCATGTATCCTCTTAGCCtttctgggtgtgtgtgtctgtttctgtttttctatccccctcctccttctttgtctctctttcctCCAACACCCCCACTCCCCcaactctctgtctctctgagtttcttcttttctgtcttctctctgtctACCTCTCTCATGGCCTGTATTGACCTCAGGCAAGCAGGGCTAAGCCCCATTGGCCAGGTAGATGCTGATACCTTCCCACTTTCTGGTCTTGCTCTAGAAAAAGAAGGACCAGAAGCCTGGCCCATATTTAAGATGCAAAGCAGCAGCCATGATAGTAGCTGGCCCCTCCCAGGCCCTTGGTGACCCTCTGTCTTCtcctgcagggagctgagaggaAGATGCGTGATGACGAGCGGAAGCACTTCCGGAGGAAGGTCAAGTGCCCCGACTCCAACAACAGTGGTCAGTGGGGGTCCAGGGCTGGtgggaaggagagatggagaCTAGCCGTGGGAGGGACCTGAGTGGAAGGACCTCGGGACACATTGGCTTCCTTCTCCCATCAGGAGTCAGGGGCTGCCTGCTCTCGGGCTTCAGGGGCAATGAGACTACTTACCTTCGGCCAGAGACTGACCTGGAGACGCCGCCTGTGCTGTTCATCCCCAACG harbors:
- the GRHL3 gene encoding grainyhead-like protein 3 homolog isoform X4, whose product is MEYETDLTPLESPTHLMKFLTENVSGTPEYPDLLKKNNLMSLEGALPTAGKAAPLPAGPSKLEASSVDSYLLPTSDMYDNGSLNSLFESIHGVPPTQRWQPDSTFKDDPQESMLFPDILKTSPEPPCPEDYSSLKSDFEYTLGSPKAIHIKSGESPMAYLNKGQFYPVTLRTPAGGKGLALSSNKVKSVVMVVFDNEKVPVEQLRFWKHWHSRQPTAKQRVIDVADCKENFNTVEHIEEVAYNALSFVWNVNEEAKVFIGVNCLSTDFSSQKGVKGVPLNLQIDTYDCGSGTERLVHRAVCQIKIFCDKGAERKMRDDERKHFRRKVKCPDSNNSGVRGCLLSGFRGNETTYLRPETDLETPPVLFIPNVHFNSLQRSGGAVPSAGPCSSNRLPLKRTCSPFTEEFELLPSKQAKEDDLQRVLLYVRRETEEVFDALMLKTPDLKGLRNAISEKYGFPEENIYKVYKKCKRGILVNMDNNIIQHYSNHVAFLLDMGELDGKIQIILKEL
- the GRHL3 gene encoding grainyhead-like protein 3 homolog isoform X3 translates to MMRVNGDDDSVAALSFLYDYYMGPKEKRILSSTGGRNDQGKRYYHGMEYETDLTPLESPTHLMKFLTENVSGTPEYPDLLKKNNLMSLEGALPTAGKAAPLPAGPSKLEASSVDSYLLPTSDMYDNGSLNSLFESIHGVPPTQRWQPDSTFKDDPQESMLFPDILKTSPEPPCPEDYSSLKSDFEYTLGSPKAIHIKSGESPMAYLNKGQFYPVTLRTPAGGKGLALSSNKVKSVVMVVFDNEKVPVEQLRFWKHWHSRQPTAKQRVIDVADCKENFNTVEHIEEVAYNALSFVWNVNEEAKVFIGVNCLSTDFSSQKGVKGVPLNLQIDTYDCGSGTERLVHRAVCQIKIFCDKGAERKMRDDERKHFRRKVKCPDSNNSGVRGCLLSGFRGNETTYLRPETDLETPPVLFIPNVHFNSLQRSGGAVPSAGPCSSNRLPLKRTCSPFTEEFELLPSKQAKEDDLQRVLLYVRRETEEVFDALMLKTPDLKGLRNAISEKYGFPEENIYKVYKKCKRGILVNMDNNIIQHYSNHVAFLLDMGELDGKIQIILKEL
- the GRHL3 gene encoding grainyhead-like protein 3 homolog isoform X2, translating into MSNELDFRSVRLLKNDPVNLQKFSYTSEDEAWKTYLENPLTAATKAMMRVNGDDDSVAALSFLYDYYMGPKEKRILSSTGGRNDQGKRYYHGMEYETDLTPLESPTHLMKFLTENVSGTPEYPDLLKKNNLMSLEGALPTAGKAAPLPAGPSKLEASSVDSYLLPTSDMYDNGSLNSLFESIHGVPPTQRWQPDSTFKDDPQESMLFPDILKTSPEPPCPEDYSSLKSDFEYTLGSPKAIHIKSGESPMAYLNKGQFYPVTLRTPAGGKGLALSSNKVKSVVMVVFDNEKVPVEQLRFWKHWHSRQPTAKQRVIDVADCKENFNTVEHIEEVAYNALSFVWNVNEEAKVFIGVNCLSTDFSSQKGVKGVPLNLQIDTYDCGSGTERLVHRAVCQIKIFCDKGAERKMRDDERKHFRRKVKCPDSNNSGVRGCLLSGFRGNETTYLRPETDLETPPVLFIPNVHFNSLQRSGGAVPSAGPCSSNRLPLKRTCSPFTEEFELLPSKQAKEDDLQRVLLYVRRETEEVFDALMLKTPDLKGLRNAISEKYGFPEENIYKVYKKCKRGILVNMDNNIIQHYSNHVAFLLDMGELDGKIQIILKEL
- the GRHL3 gene encoding grainyhead-like protein 3 homolog isoform X1, which translates into the protein MWMNSSLPIFLFRSVRLLKNDPVNLQKFSYTSEDEAWKTYLENPLTAATKAMMRVNGDDDSVAALSFLYDYYMGPKEKRILSSTGGRNDQGKRYYHGMEYETDLTPLESPTHLMKFLTENVSGTPEYPDLLKKNNLMSLEGALPTAGKAAPLPAGPSKLEASSVDSYLLPTSDMYDNGSLNSLFESIHGVPPTQRWQPDSTFKDDPQESMLFPDILKTSPEPPCPEDYSSLKSDFEYTLGSPKAIHIKSGESPMAYLNKGQFYPVTLRTPAGGKGLALSSNKVKSVVMVVFDNEKVPVEQLRFWKHWHSRQPTAKQRVIDVADCKENFNTVEHIEEVAYNALSFVWNVNEEAKVFIGVNCLSTDFSSQKGVKGVPLNLQIDTYDCGSGTERLVHRAVCQIKIFCDKGAERKMRDDERKHFRRKVKCPDSNNSGVRGCLLSGFRGNETTYLRPETDLETPPVLFIPNVHFNSLQRSGGAVPSAGPCSSNRLPLKRTCSPFTEEFELLPSKQAKEDDLQRVLLYVRRETEEVFDALMLKTPDLKGLRNAISEKYGFPEENIYKVYKKCKRGILVNMDNNIIQHYSNHVAFLLDMGELDGKIQIILKEL